The DNA region aaaatattattatgaaaaattaaagaaaaagataaaaaaatgattgtattatttaattataaaaataataaatattaaaaaattaattataatattaaaatataaagataatttattattaaaaaaatgtaatttattGGGTTATTAAATTAaggtaaaaatttaaaagtaaagTGGAGTATAATTCGTAAACAAACAaagtaatattattattgtctGGCTAGCGGCCACGGCCTTCtccacttctctctctctccttccccGTTTCCTCTTCCGTTTCCCGATGCCGCCTTATCTCCAAGAGCACGATGACGCTACCTCCACCGCCACCGCCTCCGACCACCACCGCGGCGGCGGCGGGGCCACGGCTCCCCAGCCCCCGCCGCCGAAACAGAACCAGAacctcctctccctcctcctcaAGCCCCTCATCATGGCCATCATAACcaccctcttcttcctcttcctagGCTTCGCCGCTCTCATCCTCCTCCACCTCTGCCTCGCAGGGGGGCTCCTCCACCGCCGCCGCGCCACCCACCACCAGCTCCCCCTTCCCGCAGCTCCCAACCCGGCCATCTCCCCCCGAGACCTCAGGAATCTCCCCAGATTCAAGCACCCGCGGAACGACACCCCGTCGTGGGGAGACCAGAACCCGATCTGCGCTGTCTGCTTGGAAGATTTCAGGCGGGGCCAGTGGTGCAGGGAGCTCGCCGCGTGCGGCCACGTATTCCACCGGAGCTGCGTGGACGCGTGGCTGGTCAAGGTGGCCGCCTGCCCCGTCTGCCGGACCCGGGTCCATGCCAAGCCGGATTGCTCCAGGTCGTGTACGGACAATCGGGGCAGTAAGCTTCAACTTTGATCGTTTTAGTGTGAGCAACAGATAAAAGGGAAGTCTCTGGCTTTTCATTAGAGAGTTGTAAGTTCTTCAAGCTTCCATTTTTACTCcccttctttttcctcttttagGGTTCCCTTTCGACTGAATCACTTTAGTTTAGTCCTCCGATAATCTCTTTCTTGTAAAAAAATGTTCTGCTATGAAAGGGTGTTTCTGTTTTCCAATTTTCCGATGTTTCTTCTCCTAATCAGCCGAATTGGAACTTCGCAATTTgaattcttcaattttctgTTTTCGGTTTCACCGCATCAGAGGTGACTATGTATGCGACTGGGCATGCTTAGTTAAGTCATTTGATCTCTTGAGCCAACAACTGATGATGGTTTGATCAACAACTTGCTGTAATGATGCCATTTATGAAGGAAAATGGTTGTCAAGTTGAAATATTTTGATGGGCAGGTGGGTAAATTTTCCTTGTTAGTGAGCAATTGCAAGTGAATAGTGATCATGGGGTCTGCGATATCTGGTTCTGATTTCGATATTAAATTCCCGGTATCGTGTAGTTGTGTTTGTAAGAGAAGTTATGTGGTTGGGGGGAAGAAGCGTGGGAAGGGTGGGTTTGTGGTTGGATTGGATTTTAGATGCCCTTTGTGTAGTTACACCTAATGCTTATCAATCACACCTTAAAACTACCAACCGGTGGCTAAGTTTGCTAGAACCGTTTGTCAACCCTGAACATCGGATTTGGCCTTACTAAACAAACGGGCCCGTACCAAAGATTCTGACGTTTCTCCATTGGTAACTGCTTGGGACCATAGATGATCTGAAGAgcctgagaaat from Punica granatum isolate Tunisia-2019 chromosome 3, ASM765513v2, whole genome shotgun sequence includes:
- the LOC116200233 gene encoding RING-H2 finger protein ATL56-like, which encodes MPPYLQEHDDATSTATASDHHRGGGGATAPQPPPPKQNQNLLSLLLKPLIMAIITTLFFLFLGFAALILLHLCLAGGLLHRRRATHHQLPLPAAPNPAISPRDLRNLPRFKHPRNDTPSWGDQNPICAVCLEDFRRGQWCRELAACGHVFHRSCVDAWLVKVAACPVCRTRVHAKPDCSRSCTDNRGSKLQL